A window of Streptomyces sp. DG1A-41 contains these coding sequences:
- the gmk gene encoding guanylate kinase produces the protein MSERPRLTVLSGPSGVGKSTVVAHMRKEHPEVWLSVSATTRKPRPGEKHGVHYFFVTDEEMDKLIANGELLEWAEFAGNRYGTPRAAVQERLEKGEPVLLEIDLQGARLVRESMPEAQLVFLAPPSWEELVRRLTGRGTEPPEVIERRLQAAKTELAAEPEFDTTLVNTSVEDVARELLALVDVV, from the coding sequence ATGAGTGAACGTCCGCGGCTGACCGTGCTCTCCGGCCCTTCCGGGGTCGGCAAGAGCACGGTCGTCGCCCATATGCGCAAGGAACACCCCGAGGTCTGGCTCTCGGTGTCGGCGACGACCCGCAAGCCCCGCCCCGGCGAGAAGCACGGAGTCCACTACTTCTTCGTCACCGACGAGGAGATGGACAAGCTGATCGCCAACGGCGAACTGCTGGAGTGGGCCGAGTTCGCCGGCAACCGCTACGGCACGCCGCGTGCGGCCGTGCAGGAGCGCCTGGAGAAGGGCGAGCCCGTACTCCTCGAGATCGACCTCCAGGGTGCCCGCCTGGTCCGGGAGTCGATGCCCGAGGCCCAGCTGGTGTTCCTGGCTCCCCCTTCCTGGGAGGAGCTGGTGCGCAGACTCACCGGGCGGGGCACCGAACCGCCCGAGGTCATCGAGCGTCGGCTTCAGGCGGCGAAGACCGAACTGGCCGCCGAGCCGGAGTTCGATACGACCCTGGTCAACACCTCCGTCGAGGACGTGGCTCGTGAGCTGCTAGCCTTGGTGGACGTCGTGTGA
- the pyrF gene encoding orotidine-5'-phosphate decarboxylase, with protein sequence MSGLEPFGARLRRAMDERGPLCVGIDPHASLLAEWGLNDDVAGLERFSRTVVEAVADRIAVLKPQSAFFERFGSRGVAVLEKSVAEARAAGALVVMDAKRGDIGSTMAAYAESFLHPDAPLFSDALTVSPFLGYGSLSPAVALARESGAGLFVLALTSNPEGGEVQHAVRSDGQNIGATMLAHLSAENTGEEPLGSFGAVVGATLGDLSSYDLDINGPLLAPGIGAQGATPADLPRVFGAAVRNVVPNVSRGVLRHGPDAVALRDAAERVAEEIRHAVTSS encoded by the coding sequence ATGAGTGGTCTCGAGCCCTTCGGCGCGCGCCTGCGTCGCGCCATGGACGAGCGCGGTCCGCTCTGCGTCGGCATCGACCCGCACGCCTCCCTGCTCGCCGAGTGGGGCCTGAACGACGACGTGGCGGGCCTGGAACGGTTCAGCCGCACGGTCGTCGAGGCGGTGGCGGACCGGATCGCCGTGCTCAAGCCGCAGAGCGCCTTCTTCGAGCGGTTCGGCTCGCGCGGCGTCGCCGTCCTGGAGAAGTCGGTGGCCGAGGCGCGGGCCGCGGGCGCGCTGGTCGTGATGGATGCCAAGCGCGGCGACATCGGATCGACCATGGCCGCGTACGCCGAGTCCTTCCTGCACCCGGACGCACCGCTGTTCTCCGACGCGCTGACCGTCTCGCCCTTCCTCGGCTACGGCTCGCTGAGCCCGGCCGTCGCGCTGGCGCGGGAGAGCGGCGCCGGCCTGTTCGTGCTGGCGCTGACCTCCAACCCCGAAGGCGGCGAGGTCCAGCACGCCGTGCGCTCCGACGGTCAGAACATCGGAGCGACCATGCTCGCGCACCTGTCCGCCGAGAACACGGGAGAGGAGCCCCTCGGCTCCTTCGGCGCGGTCGTCGGCGCGACCCTCGGCGACCTGTCGTCGTACGACCTGGACATCAACGGCCCGCTCCTCGCGCCCGGCATCGGCGCCCAGGGTGCGACGCCGGCCGATCTGCCCCGGGTCTTCGGTGCGGCAGTGCGCAACGTCGTGCCGAACGTCAGCCGGGGAGTGCTACGCCACGGTCCCGACGCGGTCGCGCTGCGTGACGCCGCGGAGCGCGTCGCGGAGGAGATCCGTCACGCCGTGACCTCCTCCTGA
- the carB gene encoding carbamoyl-phosphate synthase large subunit translates to MPKRTDIQSVLVIGSGPIVIGQAAEFDYSGTQACRVLKAEGLRVVLVNSNPATIMTDPEIADATYVEPITPEFVEKIIAKERPDALLPTLGGQTALNTAISLHENGVLDKYGVELIGANVEAIHKGEDRDQFKEVVEEVRKKIGHGESARSYICHSMDDVLKGVEELGGYPVVVRPSFTMGGAGSGFAHDEEELRRIAGQGLTLSPTTEVLLEESILGWKEYELELMRDKHDNVVVVCSIENFDPMGVHTGDSITVAPAMTLTDREYQTLRDIGIAVIREVGVDTGGCNIQFAVNPEDGRVIVIEMNPRVSRSSALASKATGFPIAKIAAKLAVGYTLDEIPNDITQETPASFEPTLDYVVVKAPRFAFEKFPSADSTLTTTMKSVGEAMAIGRNFTEAFQKALRSLEKKGSQFTFVGEPGDKDELLREAVRPTDGRINTVMQAIRAGATPEEIFAYTKIDPWFVDQLFLIKEIADELAASDELTPDLLAEAKRHGFSDQQIGEIRGLREDVVREVRHALGIRPVYKTVDTCAAEFAAKTPYFYSSYDEETEVAPREKPAVIILGSGPNRIGQGIEFDYSCVHASFALSDAGYETVMVNCNPETVSTDYDTSDRLYFEPLTLEDVLEIVHAEQQAGPVAGVIVQLGGQTPLGLSQALKDNGVPIVGTSPEAIHAAEDRGAFGRVLKEAGLPAPKHGTATTFAEAKAIADEIGYPVLVRPSYVLGGRGMEIVYDETRLEAYIAESTEISPSRPVLVDRFLDDAIEIDVDALYDGQELYLGGVMEHIEEAGIHSGDSACALPPITLGGFDIKRLRASTEGIAKGVGVRGLINIQFALAGDILYVLEANPRASRTVPFTSKATAVPLAKAAARISLGATIAELRAEGLLPASGDGGELPFDAPISVKEAVMPWSRFRDIHGRGVDTVLGPEMRSTGEVMGIDSVFGTAYAKSQAGAYGPLPTKGRAFISVANRDKRSMIFPARELVAHGFELLATSGTAEVLKRNGINATIVRKQSEGTGPNGEKTIVQLIHDGEVDLIVNTPYGTGGRLDGYDIRTAAVARSVPCLTTVQALAAAVQGIDALNRGDVSVRSLQEHAEHLIAARD, encoded by the coding sequence GTGCCTAAGCGCACCGATATCCAGTCCGTCCTGGTCATCGGCTCCGGCCCGATCGTCATCGGCCAGGCCGCCGAGTTCGACTACTCCGGCACCCAGGCGTGCCGGGTCCTGAAGGCCGAGGGCCTGCGGGTCGTCCTGGTGAACTCCAACCCGGCGACGATCATGACCGACCCGGAGATCGCCGACGCCACCTACGTCGAGCCCATCACCCCCGAGTTCGTCGAGAAGATCATCGCCAAGGAGCGCCCGGACGCGCTGCTGCCCACCCTGGGCGGTCAGACGGCCCTCAACACCGCGATCTCGCTGCACGAGAACGGCGTCCTGGACAAGTACGGCGTCGAGCTGATCGGCGCCAACGTCGAGGCGATCCACAAGGGCGAGGACCGCGACCAGTTCAAGGAGGTCGTGGAGGAGGTCCGCAAGAAGATCGGCCACGGCGAGTCCGCCCGGTCCTACATCTGCCACTCCATGGACGACGTCCTCAAGGGCGTCGAGGAGCTCGGCGGCTACCCGGTCGTCGTCCGCCCGTCCTTCACCATGGGCGGCGCCGGCTCCGGCTTCGCCCACGACGAGGAGGAGCTGCGCCGCATCGCCGGGCAGGGCCTCACGCTCTCGCCGACCACCGAGGTGCTCCTGGAGGAGTCCATCCTCGGCTGGAAGGAGTACGAGCTGGAGCTGATGCGCGACAAGCACGACAACGTCGTGGTCGTCTGCTCCATCGAGAACTTCGACCCCATGGGCGTGCACACCGGTGACTCGATCACCGTCGCCCCGGCGATGACCCTCACCGACCGCGAGTACCAGACCCTCCGCGACATCGGCATCGCCGTCATCCGCGAGGTCGGCGTCGACACGGGCGGCTGCAACATCCAGTTCGCCGTCAACCCCGAAGACGGCCGCGTCATCGTCATCGAGATGAACCCGCGCGTGTCCCGCTCCTCGGCGCTCGCCTCCAAGGCCACCGGCTTCCCGATCGCCAAGATCGCCGCGAAGCTGGCCGTCGGCTACACCCTCGACGAGATCCCGAACGACATCACGCAGGAGACGCCCGCCTCCTTCGAGCCGACGCTCGACTACGTGGTCGTGAAGGCCCCGCGCTTCGCCTTCGAGAAGTTCCCGAGCGCGGACTCCACCCTCACCACCACCATGAAGTCGGTCGGCGAGGCCATGGCCATCGGCCGCAACTTCACCGAGGCCTTCCAGAAGGCCCTGCGCTCGCTGGAGAAGAAGGGCAGCCAGTTCACCTTCGTCGGCGAGCCCGGCGACAAGGACGAGCTGCTGCGCGAGGCGGTCCGCCCCACCGACGGCCGGATCAACACCGTCATGCAGGCCATCCGCGCGGGCGCCACCCCCGAGGAGATCTTCGCGTACACGAAGATCGACCCCTGGTTCGTCGACCAGCTCTTCCTGATCAAGGAGATCGCGGACGAGCTCGCGGCCTCCGACGAGCTCACGCCCGACCTGCTCGCCGAGGCCAAGCGGCACGGCTTCTCCGACCAGCAGATCGGCGAGATCCGCGGCCTGCGCGAGGACGTCGTCCGCGAGGTCCGGCACGCGCTGGGCATCCGCCCGGTCTACAAGACGGTCGACACCTGCGCCGCCGAGTTCGCCGCGAAGACGCCGTACTTCTACTCCTCCTACGACGAGGAGACCGAGGTCGCGCCCCGCGAGAAGCCGGCCGTCATCATCCTGGGCTCCGGCCCGAACCGCATCGGCCAGGGCATCGAGTTCGACTACTCCTGCGTCCACGCCTCCTTCGCGCTGAGCGACGCGGGCTACGAGACGGTGATGGTCAACTGCAACCCGGAGACCGTCTCCACGGACTACGACACCTCCGACCGCCTGTACTTCGAGCCGCTGACGCTCGAAGACGTACTGGAGATCGTCCACGCCGAGCAGCAGGCCGGCCCGGTCGCGGGCGTCATCGTCCAGCTCGGCGGCCAGACCCCGCTGGGCCTGTCGCAGGCGCTGAAGGACAACGGCGTGCCCATCGTCGGCACCTCCCCGGAGGCCATCCACGCCGCCGAGGACCGCGGCGCCTTCGGCCGGGTCCTGAAGGAGGCCGGCCTCCCGGCCCCCAAGCACGGCACGGCCACCACCTTCGCCGAGGCCAAGGCCATCGCCGACGAGATCGGCTACCCGGTCCTGGTGCGTCCCTCGTACGTCCTCGGCGGGCGCGGCATGGAGATCGTCTACGACGAGACGCGCCTGGAGGCGTACATCGCCGAGTCGACGGAGATCAGCCCGTCCCGTCCGGTCCTGGTCGACCGGTTCCTGGACGACGCGATCGAGATCGACGTCGACGCGCTCTACGACGGTCAGGAGCTGTACCTGGGCGGCGTCATGGAGCACATCGAGGAGGCCGGCATCCACTCCGGCGACTCGGCGTGCGCCCTGCCCCCGATCACCCTCGGCGGCTTCGACATCAAGCGCCTGCGCGCCTCCACGGAGGGCATCGCGAAGGGCGTCGGGGTGCGCGGCCTGATCAACATCCAGTTCGCGCTCGCGGGTGACATCCTCTACGTCCTGGAGGCCAATCCGCGCGCCTCGCGCACCGTTCCCTTCACCTCGAAGGCGACCGCGGTGCCGCTGGCCAAGGCCGCCGCCCGGATCTCGCTGGGCGCCACGATCGCCGAGCTGCGCGCCGAGGGCCTGCTGCCGGCCAGTGGCGACGGCGGCGAGCTGCCGTTCGACGCGCCGATCTCCGTCAAGGAGGCCGTCATGCCGTGGTCGCGCTTCCGCGACATCCACGGCCGCGGCGTCGACACGGTCCTCGGCCCGGAGATGCGCTCCACCGGCGAGGTCATGGGCATCGACTCCGTCTTCGGCACGGCGTACGCCAAGTCGCAGGCGGGCGCCTACGGCCCGCTGCCCACCAAGGGCCGCGCGTTCATCTCGGTCGCCAACCGCGACAAGCGCTCGATGATCTTCCCGGCCCGTGAGCTGGTCGCGCACGGCTTCGAGCTGCTCGCCACCTCCGGCACGGCCGAGGTCCTCAAGCGCAACGGCATCAACGCCACGATCGTGCGCAAGCAGTCCGAGGGCACCGGCCCGAACGGTGAGAAGACCATCGTCCAGCTCATCCACGACGGCGAGGTCGACCTCATCGTCAACACCCCGTACGGCACCGGCGGCCGCCTCGACGGCTACGACATCCGTACGGCGGCCGTGGCACGCTCCGTGCCCTGTCTGACGACGGTCCAGGCGCTCGCGGCGGCGGTCCAGGGCATCGACGCCCTCAACCGCGGCGACGTGAGCGTCCGATCGCTCCAGGAACACGCGGAACACCTGATCGCGGCCCGCGACTAG
- the coaBC gene encoding bifunctional phosphopantothenoylcysteine decarboxylase/phosphopantothenate--cysteine ligase CoaBC, which produces MDKPKVVLGVSGGIAAYKACELLRRLTESGHDVRVVPTASALHFVGAATWSALSGNPVSTEVWDDVHEVPHVRIGQHADLVVVAPATADTLAKAAHGLADDLLTNTLLTARCPVVFAPAMHTEMWEHPATQENVATLRRRGALVIEPAVGRLTGVDTGKGRLPDPGEIFEVCRRVLARGVTEPDLKGRHVVVSAGGTREPLDPVRFLGNRSSGKQGYALARTAAARGARVTLIAANSALPDPAGVDVVPVGTAVQLREAVLKASADADAVVMAAAVADFRPAVYAAGKIKKKDDQEPEPITLVRNPDILAEISADRARPGQVIVGFAAETDDVLANGRAKLKRKGCDLLVVNEVGESRTFGSEENEAVVLGADGSETAVPHGPKEALAETVWSLVVERLR; this is translated from the coding sequence GTGGACAAGCCGAAGGTCGTTCTGGGGGTCAGTGGCGGCATCGCCGCGTACAAGGCCTGTGAGCTGCTGCGGCGGCTGACGGAGTCGGGCCATGACGTGCGCGTGGTGCCCACCGCCTCCGCGCTGCACTTCGTCGGCGCCGCCACCTGGTCCGCGCTCTCCGGGAACCCGGTCTCCACCGAGGTGTGGGACGACGTCCACGAGGTCCCGCACGTCCGCATCGGACAGCACGCCGACCTGGTCGTCGTCGCCCCCGCCACCGCCGACACGCTCGCCAAGGCGGCCCACGGCCTCGCCGACGACCTCCTCACCAACACCCTGCTCACCGCCCGCTGCCCGGTCGTCTTCGCCCCCGCCATGCACACGGAGATGTGGGAGCACCCGGCCACCCAGGAGAACGTGGCGACGCTGCGCCGCCGCGGCGCCCTCGTCATCGAACCGGCCGTGGGCCGCCTCACCGGCGTCGACACCGGCAAGGGCCGGCTGCCCGACCCGGGCGAGATCTTCGAGGTCTGCCGCCGGGTGCTGGCTCGGGGCGTGACCGAGCCCGACCTGAAGGGCCGGCATGTCGTGGTCAGCGCCGGCGGCACCCGCGAGCCCCTGGACCCGGTCCGGTTCCTCGGTAACCGCTCCTCCGGGAAGCAGGGCTACGCCCTCGCCCGCACCGCGGCCGCCCGCGGCGCCCGTGTCACGCTGATCGCGGCCAACAGCGCCCTGCCCGACCCGGCCGGCGTGGACGTCGTCCCCGTCGGCACCGCCGTGCAGCTGCGCGAGGCGGTGCTGAAGGCGTCCGCCGACGCCGACGCGGTGGTCATGGCGGCGGCGGTGGCGGACTTCCGCCCGGCGGTGTACGCGGCCGGGAAGATCAAGAAGAAGGACGACCAGGAGCCGGAGCCGATCACCCTGGTGCGGAATCCGGACATCCTCGCGGAGATCTCCGCCGACCGCGCGCGCCCCGGGCAGGTGATCGTCGGCTTCGCGGCGGAGACCGACGACGTGCTCGCCAACGGCCGCGCGAAACTGAAGCGCAAGGGCTGCGATCTGCTGGTGGTGAACGAGGTCGGGGAGAGCAGAACGTTCGGCTCCGAGGAGAACGAGGCCGTCGTCCTCGGCGCCGACGGCAGCGAGACCGCGGTGCCGCACGGCCCCAAGGAAGCCCTGGCCGAAACCGTATGGAGCCTGGTGGTCGAGCGCCTTCGCTGA
- a CDS encoding quinone-dependent dihydroorotate dehydrogenase: protein MYKIFFSLLFKRMDPERAHHLAFRWIRLAARVPVLRTFLAAALAPRHKELRTEAFGLRMHGPFGLAAGFDKNAVGIDGMAMLGFDHVEIGTVTGEPQPGNPKQRLFRLVKDRALINRMGFNNDGSLRVAARLASRTPVFKTVVGVNIGKTKVVPEEEAVADYVKSAERLAPYADYLVVNVSSPNTPGLRNLQATQALRPLLSAVREAADRTRSARRVPLLVKIAPDLADEDIDAIADLAVELGLDGIIATNTTIAREGLGLRSDPSLVKEAGGLSGAPLKERSLEVLRRLYARVGDRITLVGVGGIENAEDAWQRILAGATLVQGYSAFVYEGPFWGRAMHKGLVARLRTSPYATLADAVGADVRKTA from the coding sequence ATGTACAAGATCTTTTTCAGTCTGCTCTTCAAGCGGATGGACCCGGAGCGGGCCCACCACCTCGCCTTCCGCTGGATCCGGCTGGCCGCCCGTGTCCCCGTGTTGCGCACCTTCCTCGCGGCCGCCCTCGCGCCCCGCCACAAGGAGCTGCGCACGGAGGCCTTCGGGCTGCGCATGCACGGCCCCTTCGGGCTCGCCGCGGGCTTCGACAAGAACGCCGTCGGCATCGACGGCATGGCGATGCTCGGCTTCGACCACGTCGAGATCGGCACGGTCACCGGCGAGCCCCAGCCCGGCAATCCCAAGCAGCGGCTGTTCCGGCTGGTCAAGGACCGGGCGCTGATCAACCGGATGGGCTTCAACAACGACGGATCGCTCCGCGTCGCCGCCCGCCTGGCCTCCCGGACGCCCGTCTTCAAGACCGTCGTCGGCGTCAACATCGGCAAGACCAAGGTCGTACCCGAGGAGGAGGCCGTCGCGGACTACGTGAAGTCCGCCGAGCGGCTGGCGCCCTACGCCGACTACCTCGTGGTCAACGTCTCCTCCCCGAACACGCCCGGTCTGCGCAACCTCCAGGCCACACAGGCGCTCCGCCCCCTGCTGAGCGCCGTCCGCGAGGCCGCCGACCGCACGCGGTCCGCGCGGCGCGTCCCGCTCCTGGTCAAGATCGCGCCGGACCTCGCCGACGAGGACATCGACGCCATCGCCGACCTCGCCGTGGAACTCGGCCTGGACGGCATCATCGCCACGAACACCACCATCGCCCGCGAAGGGCTCGGCCTGAGGTCCGACCCCTCCCTGGTCAAGGAGGCCGGCGGTCTGTCGGGCGCGCCCCTGAAGGAACGCTCCCTGGAGGTCCTGCGCCGCCTCTACGCGCGCGTGGGCGACCGGATCACCCTGGTGGGCGTCGGCGGCATCGAGAACGCCGAGGACGCCTGGCAGCGCATCCTGGCCGGTGCCACGCTGGTGCAGGGCTACAGCGCCTTCGTCTACGAGGGGCCCTTCTGGGGCCGCGCGATGCACAAGGGGCTCGTGGCGCGCCTGCGCACCAGTCCGTACGCCACGCTCGCCGACGCGGTGGGCGCCGACGTGAGGAAGACGGCATGA
- the rpoZ gene encoding DNA-directed RNA polymerase subunit omega, with protein MSSSISAPEGIINPPIDELLEATDSKYSLVIYAAKRARQINAYYSQLGEGLLEYVGPLVDTHVHEKPLSIALREINAGLLTSEAVEGPAQ; from the coding sequence GTGTCCTCTTCCATCTCCGCGCCCGAGGGCATCATCAACCCGCCGATCGACGAGCTCCTCGAGGCCACCGACTCGAAGTACAGCCTCGTGATCTACGCGGCCAAGCGGGCCCGCCAGATCAACGCGTACTACTCGCAGCTCGGCGAGGGTCTCCTCGAGTACGTCGGTCCTCTCGTCGACACCCACGTCCACGAGAAGCCGCTCTCGATCGCCCTTCGCGAGATCAACGCGGGGCTGCTGACGTCCGAGGCCGTCGAGGGCCCGGCGCAGTAA
- a CDS encoding integration host factor — translation MALPPLTPEQRAAALEKAAAARRERAEVKNRLKHSGASLHEVIKQGQENDVIGKMKVSALLESLPGVGKVRAKQIMERLGISESRRVRGLGSNQIASLEREFGSTGS, via the coding sequence GTGGCTCTTCCGCCCCTTACCCCTGAACAGCGCGCAGCCGCGCTCGAAAAGGCCGCCGCGGCTCGCCGGGAGCGGGCCGAGGTCAAGAATCGACTCAAGCACTCCGGCGCCTCCCTTCACGAGGTCATCAAGCAGGGCCAGGAGAACGACGTCATCGGCAAGATGAAGGTCTCCGCCCTCCTCGAGTCCCTGCCGGGCGTGGGCAAGGTCCGCGCCAAGCAGATCATGGAGCGACTCGGTATCTCCGAGAGCCGTCGCGTGCGCGGTCTCGGTTCCAACCAGATCGCATCGCTGGAGCGCGAGTTCGGCAGCACCGGCTCCTGA
- the carA gene encoding glutamine-hydrolyzing carbamoyl-phosphate synthase small subunit yields the protein MTTSTRGAAKTPAVLVLEDGRVFRGRAYGAVGETFGEAVFSTGMTGYQETLTDPSYHRQVVVMTAPHVGNTGVNDEDPESQRIWVSGYVVRDPARVPSNWRSRRSLDEELAAQGVVGISGIDTRALTRHLRERGAMRVGIFSGDAVRDDSALLARVQEAPQMKGANLSAEVATTEPYVVPAIGEKKFTVAAVDLGIKGMTPHRMAERGIEVHVLPATATVEDVYAVNPDGVFFSNGPGDPATADHPVSVMRGVLERGTPLFGICFGNQILGRALGFGTYKLKYGHRGINQPVQDRTTGKVEVTAHNHGFAVDAPLDQVSETPFGRAEVSHVCLNDNVVEGLQLLDRPAFSVQYHPEAAAGPHDAAYLFDRFVSLMEGQRA from the coding sequence ATGACGACCTCCACCAGGGGAGCTGCCAAGACTCCCGCCGTACTCGTCCTGGAGGACGGCCGGGTCTTCCGCGGCCGTGCCTACGGGGCCGTGGGGGAGACCTTCGGCGAAGCGGTGTTCTCCACGGGCATGACCGGCTACCAGGAGACCCTCACCGACCCGTCGTACCACCGCCAGGTCGTGGTGATGACGGCACCGCACGTCGGCAACACCGGCGTCAACGACGAGGACCCCGAGTCCCAGCGCATCTGGGTCTCCGGGTACGTCGTGCGCGACCCCGCGCGCGTGCCGTCCAACTGGCGCTCCCGGCGCTCGCTGGACGAGGAGCTGGCGGCGCAGGGCGTGGTCGGCATCTCCGGCATCGACACTCGCGCCCTCACGCGTCACCTGCGCGAGCGCGGCGCGATGCGCGTCGGCATCTTCAGCGGCGACGCCGTCCGGGACGACAGCGCACTCCTCGCGCGCGTGCAGGAAGCACCGCAGATGAAGGGCGCGAACCTCTCCGCCGAGGTCGCCACCACCGAGCCGTACGTCGTCCCCGCGATCGGCGAGAAGAAGTTCACCGTCGCCGCCGTCGACCTCGGCATCAAGGGCATGACCCCGCACCGCATGGCCGAGCGCGGCATCGAGGTGCACGTGCTCCCGGCGACCGCGACCGTCGAGGACGTCTACGCGGTGAACCCGGACGGCGTGTTCTTCTCCAACGGCCCGGGCGACCCGGCCACCGCCGACCACCCCGTCTCCGTCATGCGGGGCGTCCTGGAGCGCGGCACTCCGCTCTTCGGTATCTGCTTCGGCAACCAGATCCTGGGCCGCGCGCTCGGCTTCGGCACCTACAAGCTGAAGTACGGCCACCGCGGCATCAACCAGCCGGTGCAGGACCGTACGACCGGCAAGGTCGAGGTCACCGCGCACAACCACGGCTTCGCCGTCGACGCCCCGCTCGACCAGGTCTCCGAGACCCCGTTCGGCCGCGCCGAGGTGTCGCACGTCTGCCTGAACGACAACGTGGTGGAGGGGCTCCAGCTCCTCGACCGCCCCGCCTTCAGCGTCCAGTACCACCCCGAAGCGGCAGCCGGCCCGCACGACGCCGCCTACCTGTTCGACCGCTTCGTATCCCTGATGGAGGGCCAGCGTGCCTAA